One genomic region from Salvia hispanica cultivar TCC Black 2014 chromosome 2, UniMelb_Shisp_WGS_1.0, whole genome shotgun sequence encodes:
- the LOC125204805 gene encoding kinetochore-associated protein KNL-2 homolog produces the protein MGIEGFSTSKWPGLLRQQNTKRGSFSDNKRCGEGKLVQSAEAASRRNSVLLQDWWLIKAGPDTHGKRLGIGGSTLEGNRGIRCFSSAPIVKRHDAVTLETDDGIALMVHGCLNRSRTLENGFSQEICDHFLIGFPYYWEEFAALSDSEDSVYSCASPSDANKTPDRVVRGSNLMSENTNDAILTEASSAKQQKTGVQIQSMDSAGGPLTRSKARLMATKKSRNK, from the exons ATGGGTATTGAAGGGTTTAGCACTAGTAAATGGCCCGGGCTGCTTAGACAACAGAATACCAAGAG AGGCAGCTTCTCAGATAACAAGCGATGTGGCGAAGGAAAGCTGGTTCAATCCGCAGAAGCAGCTTCCAGACGAAATTCG GTATTATTGCAAGATTGGTGGCTGATCAAAGCAGGGCCAGATACCCATGGCAAACGATTAGGCATTGGAGGTTCCACTTTGGAAGG AAACCGAGGAATACGGTGTTTCTCCTCTGCACCTATAGTCAAGAGACATGATGCTGTTACTCTTGAGACGGATGATGGCATAGCCCTAATGGTCCATGGATGTCTCAATAGGTCTCGCACACTTGAAAATGGCTTCTCTCAGGAG ATTTGTGATCATTTTCTGATTGGGTTTCCTTATTACTGGGAAGAGTTTGCTGCCCTGTCTGATAGTGAAGACTCAGTCTATTCTTGTGCTTCACCCTCTGATGCAAACAAGACTCCAGACCGAGTTGTCCGTGGAAGCAATTTGATGAGTGAGAATACTAATGATGCTATATTGACTGAAGCATCAAGTGCAAAGCAGCAAAAAACTGGTGTGCAGATACAGAGCATGGATTCTGCTGGTGGTCCGTTAACAAGAAGTAAAGCTCGATTAATGGCAACTAAGAAGAGCAGGAACAAGTGA